agggggaatgcgcacagtggaaacctggtctgaactctccaccgacgtggcaccgatgGAAACACCTAGACAtctacctgaacactcctctgaccatccCTGGAGAATCCCCTGTTTCCACAAAATCTTAGGATTGTGACTAGCTAACCAGGgaacccccagcaccactggaaacgcaggtgagTCGATAAGAAAGAAACTAAtttgttccttatgattcccctgcgttaccatgtccagtggcaccatgGTTTCCctgatcagccctgaccctaatggtcggctatctaaggagcgCACGGGGAAAGGGGAATCTAACGGTACCAGCGGAATTCCCAACTTAAGGGCTAGTCTgctatccataaagttcccagctgcgcttgaatcgactagcgccttatgctgggaaaagGGAGCAAAATCAAGGAAAGAAATTAAGACAAACACGTGACCAACAGAGGATTCTGGGTGagtgccctctcgactcccagagggacccccccagcaccggtcggccgtgtgtcctcgtcgaccacaattggtgcaggaggggcgccctcctccggttccccttgACGCAGTTCCCCCGAGCTCCATAGGAATGGGTGCAGGCAGGCTAGGAGCTGGAACTGACAGGACCCTCTCTGAACGCctgcgggcagccagcagattgtccagtcgtatAGACATGTCGATCAGTTGAGTGTAGAGTGTAGTGTcccgacacgctagctccctgcggacgtcctccctGAGGCTACACCGGTAGTGATCTattagggccctgtcgttccacccagcTCCAGCCGCCAAAGTCCGGAATTCTAGGGCAAAATCTTgcgcgctcctcatctcctgcctaaGGTGAAACagtcgttcacccgccgctcttccttccgggggatgatcgaagacGGCCCTGAAAAGGCAGGTGGACTCGGTAGTTGTTTCGTGCGGAATCAGGTCCATTCCAcacagcgttggcccactccaatgCTCGGCCCGTcaagcaggagatgaggaggctcacgctctcctcccccgagggagtcGGCCttacggtcgccaggtataattCAAGTTGTAATAGGAATCCCTGGCACCTTGCCGCtgctccatcatactccctcggaggCGTAAGACGTAGTGCCCCAGATCCAGACAtggaagggagtggaggaggtgAGCTCGTCGGGTGAACCAGAGGTGAAGggaggagaccactcctctcccatcgatccattctctccatcatctggtccatggctGACCCAATCCGATGGAGAACGGTGGTGTGAtggaggacccgttcctccatcgatggtagaggggtggtggctgcttctgctgactccatttctatggtgcgggcttctgtaacactttgggcttcgtggttgtggagtcaggcgcaggaagcaggaaaatgtttggtacaatatgtaatttaataAGTACTGAAAACCGAGGAAATATGTCCAAACACAACAGGGTGAAACAATAACCATGAAGTCCAAATTACATGTACCAGAAAACATAAAGTGACGACAcgtaacaagcccgcacacagaacaggtggagaggcgggcttaaataataaaactaattactaatgggaaacaggtgtaactcaagacataactaacagaaaaacaaatcgatggcagctagtaggccggtgacgacgaccgccggcaGTAGTCGTGACAGTCTGCTCTATAAACAGTTCATTAATATGCCTCTCCACCGTGATAAATAGGCCCAAAGACCGAGACAATAAAAAGACAGTGTGCAAAGACAAATTGCAGAgataacaggagctgcctccactattccagcaccatttcaacatcatcaaatcacctctgcttagtttAATACAGTGACAATTAAAAGATACCAAACACAATGTAGTCCAATccacgtaagctaaatatgatgtggctgtcgaGGTTatgatttctctgtgtgtgtgtgtgtgtgtgtgtgtgtgtgcgtgcgtgattgTGCAAGTAGAAAgatatgttgactcaccctacttgtagagaaatgccaattacatcctcctctctttcatgttgacgaaacggtctatAACTTTGTCTTAGAATACAagcttttatatttttttgtcctaggctacctggataAAATGCTTGCTCCCTAGCCTATCTTCCATTCAtaggcaacgttagctagttaacattaacctTCTACTTccagctacatattgaacttccatcctctcaggccagggtcACAACattgtatgaattaatggttggattaGAATCACTTTTATAATCACTAGCCTGTACAGAGAATTAATGTCACGATCGtaaaaaggagtagaccaaggtgcagcgtggaatatgttcatctcaTGATTTATTTACTCAGAACACGATAAAAAGTAATGAACAAAGAAAATACGACCGTCACGTTCTGTAGGCATacaaagcaatacaaaaataagatcccacaaacacaggtggaaaaaaggctgcctatttatggttcctaatcagagacgaCGATAGACAGCTGCATCTGGTTCGGCccaccatactcggcccaacacaaagaaatacaaaacatagaacaaccaccCCAGatcctgacctaaccacatagagaaacaaaccctctctttCAGGTCAgtgcgtgacagtacccccccccccaaaggtgcggactcccggctgcaaacctgaacctataggggagggtccgggtgggcatctatacttggtgGCGGCtttggttcggggcgtagcccccacactgcccgctgatccccccggcTTCTGTGTCGcgggaggaaccagaccgtggatcagcgccggaggctctgaactgctgaccgccgctgaagactccaggctgcagaccgtcgtggaggctccggactggggagcgtcgctggaggctccggactggggagcgtcgctggaggctccggactggggagcgtcgctggaggctccggactggggagcgtcgctggaggctccggactggagagcgtctatgtaggttccggactggggaccgtcgctgcaggctccgtgccatggatcatcactactggttccgcgccatggatcatcactggaggcttcgtgccatagatcatcactggaggtaccgggccatggattatcattggaggcttcgtgccatggatcatccctacaggctccgggccatggatcatccctacaggctccgggccatggattatcactggaggcttcgtgccatggatcatcactggaggcttcgtgccatggatcatcactggaggcttcggaccattgatcatcactggaggcttcctacgtggagctggaaccggtctcaccggactggggagacgcaccggagactgggtgcgcagagcaggcacaggacgtactgggctatggtggcgtactggagggagagtgtgcggagcaggcacagggtatactgggtctTGGAGGCGTACTGGACGTCTGGCGCTTACATTATATTGTATAATACTCATATATACTGTTTCTGAATGTTTTGAGGTATGTTTggtttatttgtaaaaaaaaaaaattatacccGTTAATGAATGCAATATGAAAACTCAACTAATTTAATTTTCCCCCTAAAGAAACCTGTCTAGAGTGGATCACCATATGTTATTTGAGTTGAATAAAGTATATTTTTTCAATTGAAGATAATCAAATGAGGTTATCACCACTGACGTTTATAGTTGGAAGGTTTTGGTAAACCGGGATAACTTCTATAATCAACATTCTTTACTGTCTCATCATACGGCTTATTTATGGTGAATCAAACAGCTAGGCTACTCAGTTGTCCCATCTCGGTTGGCTGTCAGGAAGAAAAGAAAGTCACAACAGACTTAGCGTGTGAGGAATATATGATCGCTGTGCCACGCCTATTGAAACAACTTTCTGGTTAACCCTACACAGAATCTGAAACATGTGGTGTGCAATGTCCACAATATTGACCATGGCCCTCAATTACTAAGATAGAGCCCTGTAACATTGTAGAAATAGGCTACTGTTTTATTCGTTTTTCATGTTCAATATTACCTGCTGAAAAACTGCTTTCTGACCTCATGAAATGCATTAATCCAATGCAATTCTCCGCAAAGACATGTATGAAAACTGTTAACTTGCTGGACAAAATACATTCTTATTAATTTCACAACAGCATAATTAAGAATCACCCGCTGAAAAGTTGGAAAAGTTACAATTAAATTATATCAAAAGATACATGGTTCTATtgaactagttgagtatctgcctGACTGTTCTGCCGAGTCACAGCAGAATTTGATTGGTGCAGGTGGACGCAGTTTATGCACCAGTCCGCAAAATTTTGCACCAGTCCGCTATTTGGTGTGCTCAATTTGATGCTCAATACATCTCATTACTAGgactacatttattttatttcattataACACATTTAACGTAACCAATTATTTCGATATCTGTACCACAACGTTTAATGTAAGGTTACTATTCCAATACAGTTCTTTTTGATATTGATATGACTTTATTTCAGGGTGGACAGTTTCCAGTTCTTTGTCTAAAAGAAAAGTCGAGCGCATGTTTCCAGAGCATGTTTACAGGAACACACAGGCAGGATACACTTCAGTATCATATAGCAAGATTTTAATAGCCTAAACTATAGTATATGATATTTTACAGTTACAAAATGATAAATTGGAAGTTTATCCATGGAATTTATGAGACACCCTAATGCCTAAACCCCTGTTTTCTTTTACACAGGTGAGGACGTTTCTGTAGTTGCATTAGAGGCTTTGGGATATATGGCCCAATTATTTAATGGCCTGACTCCTGTCACGTGGAACAaggaaacactgaacctgttcaAAAACAGATGACCTAGTTAAGTTAAGAAATTAGAGGGATGTGTAAGTGTGATCCCTCATGGTGTAGTCTAAGCTATATTTGAGGGGCAGACAATAATTGGCACAGGTCTTTAATATGTGATTTAATCTAAATTATTTTTGTATAATATTTTCAGAACATTAATTAATACGGAACTAATTCActgaccaccattttattgtcaCCAGGTCGGGTGTGGTGTTGGGGAATCCTCTGGAGATGGAGGGTCAGTCACAACAGGCAACGCGTAATGAAAACACATTTCGACAAGCTGAACACCGTCTTGAAACAGAAGGTGGGTCCAATATCAAATGTCCTTGAAAAGAGACTAAATTAATCAGAGGAAAAGTTCTAGAACCACAAATCGGATGAATTTTGCTGCCACAACTCACATGTGAAACATGGAACTTCCAAACGCCGTTTTTGTCGTCGGATGCGTTTGCGCAGCACCTGCTGTGGTTGAGTTGACTgaaaaatatgcatgtattgtatgcGCTCAATGAACACATCGCATGCGCATGTGAGAACGTGGGAATTTTGCTACAAACTGGTGCAGATTTAAAAATTCCTCGACTGCAGAGTCAAGCTGTGAGGAAGAAGAGGTCTGTTTGACAAACCACATAATCATCTTTGGAGACATGTGACCTGTACATGAGGCTGGCTAATAGATTGATGGATGATatatttactgactgactgatttatgTGAAggctatgtatttatttatttattccttTATTTATATTAAAATTaaatgaaaaaaacatgcatcTATTATCATATTGTTTGTATTACTTTTCATATTCAGTAATCCATGCATTCATCCATTCAGTCTTTCATGTATTCATTTGTTTATATACAATATGCAGTTCAAAACAACAGCATAGTGTCACTCGACCACATTTTTGGTAAATTGCTGAGTAATAGGGTTCGAGAACGGTAACCACTGTCAGAGAGCAATTGATTCAAGTAATGACCATccaagatatcaaaactataatTTTACCCTTAAGCTAAGCATATCTAAGACGatgaaaagtattattattaggaATTAGAATGTAGGTATTTTTCTACTAAGCCTAGGATAACGTTATCACAACACATTGGCACATTAGTTTATTTATAGGAATATCCCTGCTAGTCTCTCGAAAGGAATAAATAGTGAAATGTTAATGTTAGCCTCATTATTCAGATACGGACGTTATAAAATGCTGCTTAATTTCTATTTAATCATCAGTTATTATCAAGAGTTTAATTCAAATGTATAGACATGAATGTTATTAAAGACAGAAGATCCAAACAGAACGAGATCATATTAAATCATCATCTCTCCCACCTCTCAGAcacgcgcgcgcacgcacgcacgcagacacacacagagagagagagagagagagacacacaaacaaagaAACAAGCAAATAGCATTTTTGtgattaaaaaaacaaacattgtagTAGGCCTACCCTTAGTCCATAAAAGTGCCATTCGTTTAATATTAGTGTTGATAAAGACATAAAGAGGTCTACTGCATTCATTGTAAAGTTAAGGGGGGCgaaattctctgtctctctttctccctctctccttctccctctctccttctccctgtcgtTCTTTTAAAAGTTTGCGTTTTCAAAAGGCCATCTATGAGTTATATTTTTTCAACCTACTTAGGACAACGTGCCTCCCATGAAGGAACACTCGAAACATGCTGAGATGGAAGTGGAGCACACGAAAAGAGAAATCCGGACTTGCGGTTCACTGGGCAAAACTTTCCCAAATTCATTCATTTTAACTCCTAATTTAGCGTGACACCCTTTCACTTTTTGTACATCCTTTCAATCCTCACTATTTAAATTAATCCGCAGATATGGGATCAGAACACAAACCACATTCTCACTGGAGGAAATTTGCAATATACTGGCAACAGGTGAGTCAACAATATGCTATCATTTGATAATTGCTTCAGGATACAAATAATGAATTATTTTCAGGATTATATTCGACTAACAATGATCATCTGCTGTAGATCATCTAACTACATTAAGAATGGCACTTCAGACTATCACTTGGATGAGCGCCTTCCTCTGCGTCGCGCACGTTTGCTCCATGCCCATGCCTTGTCAGCTACAAGGACAGCTGGTGCGAATAACCCACAACCTACTGAGAGACatggtacatttttttattttgtcttgAGAAGTATTATCCACCTATGTATAACTGAATAGCTCAACGTGAATGTTGTGTTTCCTCTTTCTTTCAGGGGGTAATTTTCCTCTGGAGTGTCTGCAGGAGAACGTCTTCATGGCATTCCCAGCCACCGCATTTGCATCCTCCGGCGCGCCACAGGTAAGGGCAAGCGAGCATATCCAAGTGTTCTTTACAGCATGAATGAGTATTTGCAACCGTTAGGATTAGAAAGTAGATAACTTTAAACTGCCATTCATGTTATTTGAAATTATTGTTGTTGTCCGTTTCAGTTGAGCAGCAGTGGTGCTACCGCTATTTATGAGACATTGAAGAACATCGACACATTGTTTGGAGCTGACGACCTGCCTACTCAGTGGGACCAACAGAAGTTGGAGAATTTTCAGAATATTGTATACCGCCAGATTGACGAAAGCAAATGTGTGAGTAACTATGCCAACACACATCGCTTAACTGTTTAATTGTGGTATTGtgacatttttattattattcataGCCTGCCTTTTTCTTTCTGGCAGATGATGGGCAGTGTGGATACAAGTGATTATCTCATCAGGACAGAAGGACTGAATACGTACTTTGGGAACATTGCAGCAGTCCTAAAAGAAAAGGTAGACTATAGGTtaaacacatacagacacattgtTTTGATAATATCTCTACATTGGACAATATTACCATACATTTCCCTAACAGTTTATTTGTATTTTCACAGAATTTCAGTTACTGCGCCTGGGAAGTGGTTCGAAAAGAGCTCCTGTACACCCTACAGTTCATTCTGGAACACAACTCTGATAGCCTTCTGTGGGCCAACAGAACATGAACTTGAACTTGCAGAACATTTTTGGAATTGTGTTTTACAATTGTACATGATTTTAAAAGCCTACTATTCTACAATCACGTAATGTGCAACGTCAAACAGAAATattatacatgtatttatttatttatttatttatttattaaggttatttatttatgtatatgCCTATTTATGAATGTATTGATTTATCTATTGGAAAATATGTTGCTCTTCATCAAATGTTAAGTTAATAAACATTTGTATACTTTGAAATCTTATTAATCTGAGTGCTCATTCTGTAGCCCAGTCTGTCGGTGTGTGAACATTCATATTTCTATTAAACATGCTCAGGACATATGGATGTCAGTACTATTAGTCCTATAGCCTACGGGTCCTGCACATGTGCAGAAGCTTCAGGACCTTTAGCTGTTGGGAGGAAAGATCCGTTTTTTACATTGCCTGTTTTTATTTCACATCATTCTTTCAATAATCTCACCAGTCAAAACATAACTAACCAACACTAACACTTTGATGAAATCAATTCACTTTAAGCTGTCACTGTAGGATCAATATTGGTTTGTTCTTTACCTCTAGAACACAACTTGAAACTTCAGGAGGAGGAACCCAAGTGGTGGACCTGGTTTCATGAGGAAATAATGAAAATAATGAAAATCTTTGTACCATTGTTCTAGTTTTAGATGCACATTAGGATAACATTATGTCAACTGTAATATTAATTAACTGTATTATTTTGGTTTTATTTCGGAGGGTCAAGCAATGGCGACAAGGTTGTCAAGCCAAAACGTGAAACTGTGGGGAGACTTTCTCTCTAACCTCAAAGAGAAACATGCTTTTCTTATGCTATGAGAAAGCTTTTTAGAATGTAGACCTTTCCACATTACTCTGTAATCTTTATTTAAATGTTCAGACTGATCTCTCTTGTCTCCTTCAGTCTTTGTACTGGATATTTGGGGGGATTTCAAGGTCTTGATACTGTAATTGCGAATAACATGTATCAAATGCATGTGTCAACAATTAATGTGTATGGTTGGCTATATTTTTCACTTTGAATGTTCTAGAGTAAAAAGTTATATCAATgtaatggacagacagacagacagacagacagacagacagacagacagacacggagaAAGGCTAGGCTAAGTGAAAGTGATGAAGGGATCTGAGACCAGCAGTGAAGCCTAGCTGTATTGGCGGCTCCATAACATCAACAATTTATATTGTCTATCAATATCCGAAATAGACAGAAGGCCTATGCTTTCCCAgcagttaactgacttgcctagttaaattaaggtaaaaaaaaaacaagaatggtccaccacccaaaagacatagagccaacttgacacatttgtgggacgcattggagtcaacatgggccagcatccctgtggaacgcttcgacaccatgtagagtccatgccccgacgaattgatggtgttctgagggcaaaatggggtgcaactcaatagtaggaaggtgttcctaatgatttgtccactcagtgtatggtCAAATATAATTTTTCCTTTTTCTTTTGTAAAGAAAAGGACAACGTTCCAACAAATCATGTTGTCACTGCTCGTCAAAATTACATCACCAGCTGGTGGAAGTTGGTTACGTCATTG
Above is a window of Salmo salar chromosome ssa03, Ssal_v3.1, whole genome shotgun sequence DNA encoding:
- the LOC123723647 gene encoding interferon alpha-1-like produces the protein MALQTITWMSAFLCVAHVCSMPMPCQLQGQLVRITHNLLRDMGGNFPLECLQENVFMAFPATAFASSGAPQLSSSGATAIYETLKNIDTLFGADDLPTQWDQQKLENFQNIVYRQIDESKCMMGSVDTSDYLIRTEGLNTYFGNIAAVLKEKNFSYCAWEVVRKELLYTLQFILEHNSDSLLWANRT